The Elusimicrobiota bacterium sequence CTTCCACGCGGCCCGGCCCCTCGCGCCAATGTTCGAGAACGCCCCGGCCCGCCGCCTCGTCATTGGCTTCCTCCAAAACCACCTCGTTTTTTGGGTTCCAAGGGCCGAAAAGATAATTCAGTCGGTCGGCGGAATCAGCCCGGACCACCGCCCTTGGAACCAGGGTCAACCGCTCCAGGGCTCCGGGACGGGCGTAGAGGAGGGCATTTTGCCGACGGGCGATTAATTGGGAGGGCGGCGGAAGCGTTTTGGTGGACATCATTCGGGAGGCGCCCAGAAAATCCAGCGCCGGGCTTTCCCCCGGGAGGTCCGGAACCCCGCGGCGAAATTCCGTGAACGACCTGAGGCCGAAAACCTCATAGCCCCAGGTTTGATGGGCGCGGAAGGGAAGGGGGACGCCGGGGTAAAGGGCCGCCCGACCGCTTTGGTAACCTTCCACAAGATTGGTTCCGGCCAACACCTTGTCGCTCTTCATGGTGATTGGACTCACGCCGAATCGATGGGGGGAGACCGCCATCTCCCGGGCCAGCGGGAGAGCGTTGTGGAACAGCGCGGCGGGGCCCGTGGGTTGGAGGGTGCGGCCGAGAGCGGCGAGCTCCAAGAGCGTGAAACACCACAGAGCGGCCCAGCGTTTCCGACGGGAAAAAAGCCATATTCCGGCGAAGCAAAGCGCGGCGGCGGCCGAAATGGCTCCGGCCTCCATGGCCCAGCGATCCTAGGCCGGGTTCAGGGTGGCGAGGCCTAGGAGCCAGCGAAGAGCGAGCGCGCGGATCCCGGTGAAAAAGGTGAGGCCCAGGCTTATGCCGAGGAGCCCCAGGGTGACCAGGGCCAAGAGCGCGTTCCTGCCGCGCCGCTGGTGGGCCCCTTCCGTGGACCAGAGGGTTAGGCAGAGGAGGCCCAGGACGCTGGCGTTGGCAAAATGGGTCAGGTAGCGGAACCCCGGCACCAGCGACCTGGCCCATCCGAAAAAAGGTTCCACTCCAAAAGCCAAGATCCCGGCCGCCAGGGCCACGGTGCCCAGGGTAAGAGTTTTTCGGAATGGGGTCCGAAGGATTCCAACGATGGAAAGCAGGCAGACGCCGGTCCCCAGAAAAAGCGTGCTTAGCCAACTTCGCTGGATCGGCCAGAATTCGGGGCCGAAGGGGACCTGTTGAAACACCAAGGCCGTGGTGTTCGTGATCCAGGGCACCCACAGTTTAAGGAGAAAAATGGGCGCCAACGAGAAGTGCCTCGCTTCCGCCGGGGAGAGCGCGGCGCGGAAGGATTGCCGTGCCATTTCCCAGGACGGCAGGATTTGCGCCAGGGACAATAGGATCCCTGCGCCCAGGGCGACCCCGACCCAGATCAAGGGCGACCATCGGGCTGTCCACCGATGAAACGGCCGACGGGTAATGGCCGCGTGGGCTGCCCCGGCCACGGCCAAGAAAACCCCGTAGTGGACAAATTGGACATAACCGGCGGTGAATGCCAAGGCAACGCCCACCGACAGGGCCACCCAAAATTCCCCCAGGCCCAGCAGAAAGAGTAGGGGGAGAAAGGGGAGCGTGCCCACGGCGCTGGGAAATTCCCACTGGCTCACGGTGAACCCGCCCCAGGCGAAGGCCAGGGCGGCCAGGGCGGCGGGAGCATGGAGGTGGGCTTGCCCCGGATTTCTTCTCCCCGCCCATCGCCGGGCCAGAAGGTAGGTGAAAAAGAAAAGGAGGGCCTGGCTCAGGAACAGAAAAAGGCCGTTGGCTGTGGTGAAGGGAAAAATCCAAAACAGCGCCGCCGTGGGGTTGAAGAGCATGATTTGTGGATTTCCCACGAACAGTTCCCCGCAGGCGGAATAGGGATTCCAGAGAGGAAACCGTCCCGCTTGGATTTCCTGGGCCGCGTAGGTCAGCCAGGGTTGAAAAGAGTAGGTGATGTCTCCCACGAAGTGGGCGTTGCCTTTTAACAGAGGATAAAGAAAGGCCAGTGCGGCTATCAGAAAAAGCGCTCCGGCCCGTTTCAGTTCCCGCGCGGTCATGGGGGAAGTTTAGGACATGCCCAAGACCGCCGCAAGGCGGAGTGGGCCGCGGGGTCTCACGGGAAGAAAACCCTTGAAAAAATCTGGGGGTGGTAAACTTAAAGGGAAGAGGGGTATTTGGGCTAGGGGGAGACATGTTGACCTTGCGAGGTCGGTCCCGGGGGTTCACGCTGATCGAGCTAATGCTCGTGGTGGCCATTATCGGGCTTTTGGCGGCTATCGCCATTCCCAAGTTTGGAGACGCGATCATTCGGTCAAAAGAGGCGGCGGTGCGGGGGCATATGGGGGCCCTGCGGAGCGCCATTTCCATTTACTATGCGGACAACGAAGGCTTTTTTCCAAAAGTTATGGGTTTACAAGGAATTATGCCAGGATTAAACGTAGGAAATAAATACCTCACAGCGATTCCACCCATCAAAATTCCAACGGCCCCAATTCACCAGAACAGCGATTTAATTTGCAGTACATTTTTTGGCGAATGGGCGTGTGCAGGGGGTGTGCTTGGTGAGACAGTGTGGTTATTCAATCCGAGTATGGGAGTCCTCGTTGTCAATTGCGGTCATCCAGATTCCCGAGGCGTGATTTGGAGTATTCAGTAAACTGATTTTCCGTTGCGTGGGCAGAGCAGCTTTGATATTTTGACCTGGTGAGACTGTTTGTTTCGGTTCCCGTTCCGCTTGGCGCGTCCAAAACTCTGTTCGATGGGCTATCGGCTCTTCGCCAGGAGTTTCCTTCTGCCCGATGGGTTCAACCGAAGCAATTCCACTTCACTTTAAAATTCCTAGACGAAACAGACGAGGGCCGTCTGGCTGAGTTGGTTTCGGTCCTGGGGCCCGTGGCTTTGGGGCACAAAATATTTTCCATTGCTTTGGCGTGGTTCGGAACGTTTCGGTCGGAAAAAGGCGCCGTGTTTTGGGCGGACGTTGGTAGTGGGCGCGGAGAATTGACGGATCTCGCGGCGTCGGTGGAAAATGCACTGGGGCCTTGGAAGACCGAGAACCAGCCCTTCGTTCCCCACCTTACGTTGGCGAGGTTTGATGGTTCTCTGCCGGAAATCCCTGCCCCGTCAAAGGGCGGCCCTAAGACAACCTTTCTGATTAATCGGATGGCACTCATGCAAAGCGTTTTAAAAAGCGGTGGGGCGGAGCATCGGATTTTGCGGGAGTTTCCATTGGCGGCGCCGGGGGGTGTGGCGTTGGGCGTGGATTGGGGGCGCCGTCGGGTGGGGGTGGCGGTTTCCGATGAGTTGGGACGGATGGCGCACCCTCTCGCGACGTTGGAACCGAAATCCCTGGCGGGGTTGGTTGGCGAATTGGCGGAGCTGGCCCGGGTCAGGGGGGCCCTTACTCTCGTGTTGGGGCTTCCCAAACACATGAACGGGTCGGAGGGCGAAAGCGCCGGCGCTGTTCGGCAGTTGGCTGGGCAACTTGAAGAGGCGGGGTTAAGTGTGGTTTTGTGGGACGAGCGGTTGACCAGTTGGGAGGCCCAGGGTCGTCTTCGGGAGGGTGGGGGCGGACGGGGCGACAAGGGCCGGGTGGACCGCGCGGCGGCGGCGCTCCTGCTTCAAGCCTATTTGGATCGAGAGCGGGGGGGGGTATCGTGAAGGAAGGTTTCTTTCGCACGTCGTTATTCGTCGGTATGGGCGCCATTGTCGCGCTCGTGGCCGGCGTCCTTTTTTTGAACAGTCCGCCCTCGGGTGCGAAAAGCGGGTTGGTGGAAATCCCGGCCGGCGCCAGCGCCCGCGCCATTTCCCGCCAACTGCGGGACGACCGTCGGGTTCGTTCGGCGCTTTGGCTGGAGTTTTTGGCGCGGGTCCTTGGGGCCGACCAAAACCTAAAGGCCGGTGCCTACAGGATTTCCGGTCCGAAACGGGCGGACCGGCTCCTTCGGGATTTGATCGACGGTCGGGGCGCCACGGTGCGGGTGACCATTCCCGAGGGATTCGCCCTTTGGCAGATCGCGGAACGCCTGGAGGTCGACGGGGTGTGCCGCGCCGAGGATTTCAAAACGGCGGCGGGTGCGAGCGAAGGATTTCTTTTTCCGGAAACCTATTTTCTAGACCCGGGGACGCCGGGCGAAGAGGTGGTTCGGATCCTGAGGGCTCGTTTCTCTTCGGTTTGGCGGGAGGTGTTTCAGGCCGCGATGGAGACCGGGGCGGTGCGGGTTTCTCCCGATCTTGCGGCCGCGCTCGACGGCTTGCCCGAGGGTGTTTTCCTTCTTGCGGACGGCCGGAGATGGACGGTGAACCACGCGGTAACCTTGGCTTCCCTCATCGAGCGGGAAACTCACCGGCCGGAGGAAAGGGCTATCGTCTCCGCCGTCTACCACAACCGGTTGAAAAAGCGCATGCGTTTGGAATGCGACCCCACCGTGCAATACGCCTTGGGGGGGTGGAAGAACCCGCTTTATAAAAAAGATCTTTTGGTGGAGAGCCCCTACAACACCTACCGGCG is a genomic window containing:
- a CDS encoding prepilin-type N-terminal cleavage/methylation domain-containing protein, whose amino-acid sequence is MLTLRGRSRGFTLIELMLVVAIIGLLAAIAIPKFGDAIIRSKEAAVRGHMGALRSAISIYYADNEGFFPKVMGLQGIMPGLNVGNKYLTAIPPIKIPTAPIHQNSDLICSTFFGEWACAGGVLGETVWLFNPSMGVLVVNCGHPDSRGVIWSIQ
- the thpR gene encoding RNA 2',3'-cyclic phosphodiesterase — translated: MRLFVSVPVPLGASKTLFDGLSALRQEFPSARWVQPKQFHFTLKFLDETDEGRLAELVSVLGPVALGHKIFSIALAWFGTFRSEKGAVFWADVGSGRGELTDLAASVENALGPWKTENQPFVPHLTLARFDGSLPEIPAPSKGGPKTTFLINRMALMQSVLKSGGAEHRILREFPLAAPGGVALGVDWGRRRVGVAVSDELGRMAHPLATLEPKSLAGLVGELAELARVRGALTLVLGLPKHMNGSEGESAGAVRQLAGQLEEAGLSVVLWDERLTSWEAQGRLREGGGGRGDKGRVDRAAAALLLQAYLDRERGGVS
- the mltG gene encoding endolytic transglycosylase MltG; translation: MKEGFFRTSLFVGMGAIVALVAGVLFLNSPPSGAKSGLVEIPAGASARAISRQLRDDRRVRSALWLEFLARVLGADQNLKAGAYRISGPKRADRLLRDLIDGRGATVRVTIPEGFALWQIAERLEVDGVCRAEDFKTAAGASEGFLFPETYFLDPGTPGEEVVRILRARFSSVWREVFQAAMETGAVRVSPDLAAALDGLPEGVFLLADGRRWTVNHAVTLASLIERETHRPEERAIVSAVYHNRLKKRMRLECDPTVQYALGGWKNPLYKKDLLVESPYNTYRRYGLPPGPIASPGRASLAAALAPAAADALYFVSDGAGGHRFSSTYEDHQQAVRLLRRTLRAGRKQVK